A genomic region of Lysinibacillus sp. 2017 contains the following coding sequences:
- a CDS encoding 5'-nucleotidase C-terminal domain-containing protein has translation MKKRKLYSTAALSTVTAVLVGVTGVAAEQTVFNDVSESHKYATAINAMSAAGIVHGFDDGTFRPDANVTRGQAAKMIAGTLKLDSANVKNPNFKDVEESNHYYRYIAALVATNFIRGYEDHTFRSENQITHEQLATILSNVSTVYPIDTETVLTAANVTFSPEKQVTRGELVSVLATLLTNATPQPEPQPEPQPEPEPEPENDNYKLSIMHVNDTHGRVEMFPKLMTAVKEQREKKPESLLLHAGDVFSGTLYSNEFKGQADLPFLNAMKFDAMTLGNHEFDLGSSPEGHKALADFIKATQFPVLTANVDFSKDTLFTGLFTDLISSEPENGKIYAGMIKEINGEKVGIFGLTTAETKDIASPGSVAFENYIDEAKKAVKAFEDKGVNKVIALTHIGYDDNPAYDNDLILAKSVAGIDIIVGSHSHTQLDEPFIIDTNTVGEKKDATLIVQAYQNTDYLGTLNVEFDEQGVVVKHDGKLLKVADFADDAEGLKLLAPFKEKVAAISTAEIGVTLTEDLVAPRSQDGGLSVRNSETALGNIITDGMLAKAKKSTAKKVVMAFQNGGGIREKIPAGNVTTGQIITVLPFGNTLAIMDVTGAELKATFEHSVKDAPKENGGFLHISGAKVEYDSSKEAGSRIVSLKYYDEATKAYVDVKDDEKYTVATNAFTAKGGDGFSALGKAYEEGRVTDLGLSDWENLKEQLLSLKEINYQPEGRIIDKAIVNTK, from the coding sequence TTGAAAAAACGTAAATTGTATTCTACAGCAGCTCTATCAACAGTAACAGCCGTATTAGTGGGGGTTACAGGTGTAGCTGCAGAACAAACCGTATTTAACGATGTAAGTGAATCACACAAGTATGCGACTGCAATTAATGCAATGAGTGCCGCTGGAATTGTACACGGCTTCGATGATGGCACATTCAGACCAGATGCGAACGTAACACGTGGACAGGCAGCCAAAATGATTGCTGGTACGTTAAAGCTTGATTCAGCCAATGTAAAAAATCCAAATTTCAAAGATGTAGAAGAATCGAATCATTATTATCGTTATATTGCTGCATTAGTGGCAACTAATTTTATACGAGGATATGAAGATCATACATTCCGTAGTGAAAATCAAATTACACATGAACAATTAGCAACAATTTTATCGAATGTCTCAACTGTATACCCAATCGATACAGAAACAGTATTAACTGCGGCGAATGTAACGTTTAGTCCAGAAAAACAAGTAACTCGTGGGGAGTTAGTAAGTGTTTTAGCAACATTATTAACAAATGCTACACCACAACCTGAACCACAACCTGAACCACAACCTGAACCTGAACCTGAACCAGAAAATGATAACTATAAATTATCAATTATGCATGTAAACGATACACATGGACGTGTAGAAATGTTCCCGAAATTAATGACTGCTGTGAAAGAACAGCGTGAAAAAAAACCAGAATCATTATTATTACATGCTGGTGACGTCTTCAGTGGAACATTATATTCCAATGAATTTAAAGGACAAGCAGATTTACCATTCTTAAATGCCATGAAATTTGATGCTATGACTTTAGGAAATCATGAATTTGATTTAGGTTCTTCACCAGAAGGCCATAAAGCATTGGCAGACTTCATTAAAGCTACGCAATTCCCTGTATTAACAGCAAACGTAGATTTCTCTAAAGACACATTATTTACAGGATTATTTACAGACTTAATTTCTAGTGAGCCAGAAAACGGTAAAATTTATGCGGGAATGATCAAAGAAATCAACGGTGAAAAAGTAGGTATTTTTGGTTTAACAACAGCTGAAACGAAAGATATTGCATCTCCAGGCAGTGTAGCGTTTGAAAACTATATTGACGAAGCGAAAAAAGCAGTAAAAGCGTTTGAAGATAAAGGTGTAAACAAAGTTATCGCGCTAACACATATCGGCTATGATGACAATCCTGCATATGATAATGATTTGATTCTTGCAAAATCAGTAGCTGGAATTGATATTATCGTAGGTAGTCATTCACATACACAATTAGATGAACCATTTATTATCGATACAAACACAGTTGGCGAAAAGAAAGATGCAACATTAATAGTGCAAGCTTATCAAAATACAGATTATTTAGGTACGCTAAATGTAGAGTTTGATGAACAAGGTGTTGTAGTGAAGCATGACGGAAAACTACTAAAAGTAGCTGACTTTGCAGACGATGCAGAAGGCTTAAAATTATTAGCGCCATTTAAAGAAAAAGTAGCTGCCATTTCTACAGCTGAAATTGGCGTTACGTTAACAGAAGATTTAGTAGCTCCACGTTCTCAAGATGGTGGCCTAAGTGTCCGTAATAGCGAAACAGCTTTAGGTAACATCATTACAGATGGAATGTTAGCTAAAGCTAAAAAATCTACAGCGAAAAAAGTGGTAATGGCCTTCCAAAACGGCGGTGGTATTCGTGAGAAAATTCCAGCAGGGAATGTAACGACTGGACAAATTATTACGGTATTACCATTCGGAAATACATTAGCAATTATGGATGTAACGGGTGCGGAACTAAAAGCGACGTTTGAGCACTCAGTAAAGGATGCTCCAAAAGAAAACGGTGGGTTCTTACACATTTCTGGTGCTAAAGTAGAGTATGATTCATCGAAAGAAGCGGGTTCACGTATCGTATCATTAAAATACTATGATGAAGCAACAAAAGCTTATGTAGATGTAAAAGATGATGAAAAGTACACAGTTGCTACTAATGCGTTTACAGCTAAAGGTGGCGATGGTTTTAGTGCATTAGGAAAAGCGTATGAAGAAGGTCGTGTAACAGATTTAGGTCTTTCAGATTGGGAAAACTTAAAAGAACAACTATTATCATTAAAAGAAATTAATTACCAGCCTGAAGGAAGAATTATTGATAAAGCGATTGTAAATACAAAATAA
- the acnA gene encoding aconitate hydratase AcnA translates to MAQNLHNSRASFEVNGKTYNYFRLAAIEEAGIANVSRLPYSIKVLLESVLRQYDNYVIKEEHVNELAKFGSHNKDAEVPFKPSRVVLQDFTGVPVVVDLASLRSAMKEMGGDPAKINPAIPVDLVIDHSVQVDKYGNAAALNANMDLEFERNAERYNFLKWAQTSYDNFRAVPPATGIVHQVNLEYLAPIVHVNENADGTFETFPDSVVGTDSHTTMINGIGVLGWGVGGIEAEAGMLGQPSYFPIPEVIGVKLVGELPNGTTATDLALKVTQVLRARGVVNKFVEFFGPGVPALPLADRATISNMAPEYGATCGFFAVDEESIKYMRLTGRDEEHIAVVESYLKANDMFFDASLEPVYSDVLEINLADIEANLSGPKRPQDLIPLSNMKTRFHEVVVAPQGTQGFGLTEEEFAKTSTAKFAEGDLEIPTGAIAIAAITSCTNTSNPYVLIAAGLVAKKAVEKGITPPKWVKTSLAPGSKVVTGYLEDANLQQYFDAIGFNTVGYGCTTCIGNSGPLLPEIEEAIKEKDLFVTSVLSGNRNFEGRISPLVKANYLASPPLVVAYALAGTVDIDLQNDAISVDKDGNDVFFADIWPTTEEVNAVLNKVVTRELFQKEYKTVFTANEKWNAIETSTESLYTFDDKSTYIQNPPFFTGLSKEPEAIKTLAGMRVMAKFGDSITTDHISPAGAIGKDTPAGKYLIENGVAIRDFNSYGSRRGNHEVMMRGTFANIRIRNQIAPGTEGGFTTYWPTGEVEYIYDACMKYQEAGTGLVVLAGNDYGMGSSRDWAAKGTFLLGVKTVIAQSYERIHRSNLVMMGVLPLQFMAGDSAETLGLKGDETIDVNLTDNVKPRDILTVTATSPEGKVTEFKALARFDSEVEVDYYRHGGILQMVLRAKAAQ, encoded by the coding sequence ATGGCACAAAACTTACACAACAGCCGCGCTTCATTTGAAGTAAACGGTAAAACTTATAACTACTTCCGTTTAGCTGCAATTGAAGAAGCTGGTATCGCGAACGTATCACGCCTACCTTACTCAATTAAAGTATTATTAGAATCAGTATTACGTCAATATGACAACTATGTAATTAAAGAAGAGCACGTAAACGAATTAGCAAAATTCGGCTCTCACAACAAAGATGCGGAAGTACCATTCAAACCTTCACGCGTAGTATTACAAGATTTCACTGGTGTACCAGTAGTAGTTGACTTAGCTTCATTACGTTCTGCAATGAAAGAAATGGGTGGAGACCCAGCTAAAATCAACCCAGCTATCCCAGTTGACCTTGTTATTGACCACTCAGTACAAGTTGACAAATACGGTAACGCTGCTGCATTAAATGCAAACATGGACTTAGAATTTGAACGTAACGCTGAGCGTTATAACTTCTTAAAATGGGCTCAAACTTCTTATGATAACTTCCGCGCTGTACCACCAGCAACTGGTATCGTACACCAAGTTAACTTAGAATATTTAGCACCAATCGTACACGTTAACGAAAACGCTGACGGTACATTCGAAACATTCCCAGACTCAGTAGTAGGTACTGACTCACATACAACAATGATCAATGGTATCGGCGTTCTTGGTTGGGGCGTTGGTGGTATCGAAGCTGAAGCAGGTATGTTAGGTCAACCTTCTTACTTCCCAATTCCTGAAGTAATCGGTGTTAAATTAGTAGGCGAATTACCAAACGGTACTACAGCTACTGACTTAGCATTAAAAGTTACTCAAGTATTACGTGCTCGTGGTGTAGTAAACAAATTCGTTGAGTTCTTCGGACCAGGCGTACCAGCTTTACCACTTGCTGACCGTGCTACAATCTCTAACATGGCTCCAGAATACGGTGCTACTTGTGGTTTCTTCGCAGTTGACGAAGAATCAATTAAATACATGCGCTTAACAGGCCGTGATGAAGAACATATTGCTGTTGTAGAAAGCTACTTAAAAGCTAATGACATGTTCTTTGATGCTTCATTAGAACCTGTATACTCTGACGTTTTAGAAATCAACCTTGCTGATATCGAAGCAAACCTTTCTGGTCCTAAACGTCCACAAGATTTAATTCCTCTTTCTAACATGAAAACTCGTTTCCATGAAGTTGTAGTTGCGCCTCAAGGTACACAAGGTTTCGGTTTAACTGAAGAAGAATTTGCTAAAACTTCAACTGCTAAATTTGCAGAAGGTGATTTAGAAATCCCAACAGGTGCAATCGCAATCGCTGCAATTACATCTTGTACAAATACATCAAACCCATACGTTTTAATCGCTGCTGGTTTAGTTGCGAAAAAAGCGGTTGAAAAAGGTATTACACCTCCGAAATGGGTTAAAACTTCTTTAGCACCAGGTTCAAAAGTTGTAACTGGTTACTTAGAAGATGCTAATTTACAACAATACTTCGATGCAATCGGATTCAACACTGTTGGTTACGGTTGTACAACATGTATCGGTAACTCAGGTCCATTACTTCCTGAAATCGAAGAAGCAATCAAAGAAAAAGACTTATTCGTAACGTCTGTACTTTCTGGTAACCGTAACTTCGAAGGTCGTATTAGCCCATTAGTTAAAGCTAACTACTTAGCATCACCACCACTTGTTGTTGCTTACGCTTTAGCTGGTACAGTAGATATCGACTTACAAAATGATGCAATTTCAGTAGACAAAGATGGTAACGATGTATTCTTCGCTGACATCTGGCCTACAACTGAAGAAGTAAACGCAGTATTAAACAAAGTAGTAACTCGTGAATTATTCCAAAAAGAATATAAAACAGTATTCACTGCTAACGAAAAATGGAATGCTATCGAGACTTCAACTGAATCTCTTTACACATTCGATGACAAATCAACTTACATCCAAAACCCACCATTCTTCACTGGTCTTTCTAAAGAGCCAGAAGCTATCAAAACTTTAGCTGGAATGCGTGTAATGGCTAAGTTTGGTGACTCTATCACTACTGACCACATCTCTCCTGCAGGTGCAATCGGTAAAGATACACCAGCTGGTAAGTACTTAATCGAAAACGGCGTAGCTATCCGTGACTTCAACTCTTACGGTTCTCGTCGTGGTAACCACGAAGTAATGATGCGTGGTACATTCGCTAACATCCGTATCCGTAACCAAATCGCTCCAGGTACAGAAGGTGGTTTCACTACTTACTGGCCAACAGGCGAAGTTGAGTACATTTACGATGCATGTATGAAATATCAAGAAGCAGGCACTGGCTTAGTAGTATTAGCTGGTAACGACTACGGTATGGGTTCATCTCGTGACTGGGCTGCTAAAGGTACATTCTTACTAGGCGTTAAAACTGTAATCGCACAAAGCTATGAACGTATTCACCGTTCTAACCTTGTAATGATGGGTGTATTACCATTACAATTCATGGCTGGCGATTCAGCTGAAACTTTAGGATTAAAAGGTGACGAAACAATTGACGTTAACTTAACTGATAATGTTAAACCACGTGATATCCTAACTGTTACTGCAACTTCTCCAGAAGGTAAAGTAACTGAGTTCAAAGCGTTAGCTCGTTTCGACTCTGAAGTAGAAGTAGATTACTACCGTCACGGTGGTATCTTACAAATGGTATTACGTGCTAAAGCTGCACAATAA
- a CDS encoding DUF2785 domain-containing protein gives MLQQHYTQLLNTTQEQRAEFVKMNNVIFEEMLTHLGNESAVLRDQQNYRLFIQLLSENAIPENILHVYVKQLASYEGLLYEIDQPEGASVFQRSYSALFLAAIVNADRQLQVLTEQELEHIAERAISLFKKEQDLRSFVSETAGWAHSIANTADLLTAIIQHPKYPVRLTAQILQAIRSNFWKGYVFTDDEEERFCTIIESILNKDIDEELLIEWFEQLFEQLQMVAYERGYDALWFKARTNLLNLSKTLYFFLKFSNRHDKLRGIMSIFIQRWLKLN, from the coding sequence TTGTTACAGCAACATTACACTCAATTATTGAACACTACACAGGAACAACGCGCGGAATTTGTCAAAATGAATAATGTTATTTTTGAAGAGATGCTTACTCATTTAGGGAATGAATCAGCTGTTTTACGAGACCAACAAAACTATCGCTTATTTATACAATTGTTGTCAGAAAATGCGATTCCCGAAAATATACTGCATGTCTATGTAAAACAACTTGCATCCTATGAAGGGCTGCTTTATGAAATAGATCAACCTGAAGGCGCTTCCGTTTTCCAACGTTCGTATTCAGCTTTGTTTTTAGCAGCCATTGTAAATGCAGATCGACAATTACAAGTATTAACGGAACAAGAGCTCGAGCATATTGCCGAAAGGGCGATTTCTTTATTTAAAAAGGAGCAAGATTTACGTAGCTTTGTAAGCGAAACAGCTGGTTGGGCTCATAGCATTGCCAATACAGCCGATTTATTGACAGCGATTATTCAACATCCAAAGTATCCGGTTCGATTAACGGCTCAAATTTTACAAGCCATTCGATCGAACTTTTGGAAGGGCTATGTTTTTACGGATGATGAAGAGGAACGATTTTGTACTATCATTGAATCAATCTTAAATAAGGATATCGATGAAGAATTACTAATTGAATGGTTTGAACAGCTATTCGAGCAATTACAAATGGTTGCTTATGAACGTGGGTATGATGCTTTATGGTTTAAGGCGAGAACAAACCTATTAAATTTATCCAAAACATTATACTTCTTTTTAAAGTTTTCAAACCGTCATGATAAGTTGCGTGGAATTATGTCTATTTTTATTCAGAGATGGCTAAAATTGAATTAA
- a CDS encoding VWA domain-containing protein produces the protein MENNIAVFYSRSVFQIKSSSHSRFNELLRMAKILKDSCIEGELLLPGFTNLIGDSWYAFYAREPSFKEEATQLDGMQFDFLTNLLNNEEYSRWHQLTKGDELLSVLTAIGMADQLKKSLEDAKKSGVLNDDQNAHRSKAFAEKQLEEIRKKQKEPALSQTMIDSLKRQQQIYEERKKSAIQQLKGNEQQSREYIQQLTNKMIGSMIENNKDKVRNTKKAVITVGTMDGKKFENLPLNDQFELAEILGGHKELRKIADMVGRFKRIAMKKQKTKHKQTMERKNITIGQEVSRLLPTELASYILPHSKLDFLRRYSEQQTFIFDTKGKDRKGKGPIIICMDESSSMTSMKEQSKAFCIALLMIAKKQKRDFAIIPFASQVGELQIFRKGQATTQELIQFSNSFLSGGTNYEHPLRESLNILVQSEFNEADVLFVTDGSSFLPSKFIDEFNETKKKKQFECTAIVLTNLYNAVDLNVVNKFSERVIEVNELFEADEAFII, from the coding sequence ATGGAAAATAATATTGCCGTATTTTATAGTCGATCCGTTTTTCAAATTAAGTCATCAAGCCACAGTCGATTTAACGAGTTACTAAGAATGGCCAAAATCTTAAAAGACAGTTGTATCGAAGGTGAACTACTTCTTCCTGGATTTACGAATTTAATAGGAGATAGTTGGTATGCATTTTATGCACGCGAACCAAGTTTTAAGGAAGAAGCAACGCAACTGGATGGGATGCAATTTGATTTTTTAACGAACTTACTTAATAACGAGGAATATAGTCGTTGGCATCAGCTGACAAAAGGGGACGAATTATTAAGTGTATTAACTGCAATAGGGATGGCAGATCAGTTAAAAAAGTCCTTAGAAGATGCGAAAAAATCAGGTGTATTAAATGATGACCAGAATGCACATCGTTCCAAAGCATTTGCCGAAAAGCAGTTAGAGGAAATTAGAAAAAAACAGAAAGAACCTGCGCTAAGTCAAACAATGATAGACTCATTAAAAAGACAACAGCAGATTTATGAAGAAAGAAAAAAAAGTGCTATCCAACAACTAAAGGGAAATGAACAACAATCTCGGGAATATATTCAGCAATTAACGAATAAAATGATTGGTTCAATGATCGAAAACAATAAAGACAAAGTACGAAATACAAAAAAAGCAGTTATTACAGTTGGAACAATGGATGGCAAAAAGTTTGAGAATTTACCATTAAATGATCAATTTGAATTAGCCGAAATTCTAGGGGGACATAAAGAACTTAGAAAAATTGCAGATATGGTCGGTCGTTTTAAACGAATTGCGATGAAAAAGCAAAAAACGAAACACAAACAAACAATGGAAAGAAAAAATATTACGATAGGGCAAGAAGTTTCACGACTATTGCCAACAGAGCTCGCGAGCTATATTTTACCACATAGTAAGCTTGACTTTTTAAGAAGATATAGTGAACAACAGACGTTTATCTTTGATACGAAAGGGAAAGATAGAAAGGGTAAGGGTCCAATTATTATTTGTATGGATGAAAGTAGTTCAATGACATCGATGAAAGAACAAAGCAAAGCATTTTGTATTGCGCTGTTAATGATTGCAAAAAAGCAAAAACGGGATTTTGCAATTATTCCTTTTGCGTCTCAAGTAGGAGAATTGCAGATTTTTCGCAAGGGACAAGCGACTACACAAGAGCTTATTCAATTTAGTAATAGTTTTTTATCAGGTGGTACGAATTATGAACATCCGCTACGTGAATCGTTGAATATTTTAGTACAAAGTGAATTTAATGAAGCGGATGTGTTATTTGTAACAGATGGCTCCAGTTTTTTACCTTCAAAATTTATAGATGAATTTAATGAGACAAAAAAGAAAAAGCAATTTGAATGTACTGCGATTGTATTAACGAATCTATACAATGCGGTTGATTTGAATGTGGTGAATAAGTTTTCGGAGCGAGTAATAGAAGTTAATGAACTTTTTGAAGCAGACGAGGCATTTATTATTTAA
- a CDS encoding AAA family ATPase has translation MTKQLQLIQQKLNERFFDREEEIEALLTALLSKQHLLFIGPAGTGKSVLSSMLGEIVEGSHYFQHLLTPFSTPEELFGVLSLKDLEQGVYKRNVTNMLPEAHFSFIDEIFKANSAILNSLLTLINERVYYNNGVPIPSPLMTIIGSSNEYIEEGEGLEALFDRFLLRYEVNYIREEDSFIAMLKDQSPIEIPKMTMQQLYEYQENVAKVRISDTIYKTIAKIRQSLHDAGIRPSDRRFKQSLAILKARAYLAGRTQVLREDLNILANILWETIDQKNATQEIINEAAFDTVDAFIHRTILEFEMILLNAQNTMLTKTPLTRTKLSQLLMQGKTLFLEVQNMNRKVPNRPELQSLKTDMHKRLLQMTSDVIGF, from the coding sequence ATGACAAAACAATTACAACTCATCCAACAAAAATTAAATGAACGTTTTTTTGATCGAGAGGAAGAAATTGAAGCGTTATTGACTGCTCTTCTATCAAAGCAACATTTATTGTTTATTGGCCCAGCCGGTACAGGGAAAAGCGTCCTTTCATCGATGCTAGGTGAAATTGTTGAGGGAAGCCATTATTTCCAACATTTATTAACGCCGTTTAGTACACCCGAGGAATTATTTGGGGTTTTATCGCTGAAAGATCTAGAACAAGGGGTATATAAACGAAATGTTACGAATATGTTGCCAGAAGCTCATTTTTCATTTATAGATGAAATTTTCAAAGCCAATTCCGCGATATTAAATTCTTTATTAACCTTAATCAATGAACGTGTTTACTATAATAACGGCGTTCCAATTCCTTCACCCCTTATGACAATCATTGGCTCTTCAAATGAATATATTGAAGAAGGGGAAGGCTTAGAGGCATTGTTTGATCGTTTTTTATTGCGATATGAAGTGAATTATATTCGAGAAGAAGATTCTTTTATTGCCATGTTAAAAGATCAATCGCCCATTGAAATCCCCAAAATGACGATGCAACAATTGTATGAATATCAAGAGAATGTCGCAAAGGTAAGGATTTCAGACACCATTTATAAAACGATTGCTAAAATCCGACAATCTTTACATGATGCAGGTATTCGACCATCTGATCGTCGCTTTAAACAATCGCTTGCCATTTTAAAAGCTAGAGCTTACTTAGCAGGACGAACGCAAGTACTTCGAGAGGACTTGAACATACTCGCAAATATTTTATGGGAAACAATTGATCAAAAAAATGCAACGCAGGAAATTATTAATGAAGCGGCCTTTGACACAGTAGATGCATTTATCCATCGCACTATATTGGAGTTTGAAATGATTTTATTAAATGCACAAAATACGATGTTAACGAAAACACCACTTACTCGAACAAAACTTAGTCAATTGCTGATGCAAGGGAAAACATTATTTTTAGAAGTACAAAATATGAATCGCAAAGTACCTAATCGTCCAGAATTACAAAGTTTAAAAACAGACATGCATAAACGCTTGCTACAAATGACATCAGATGTAATCGGATTTTAA
- a CDS encoding right-handed parallel beta-helix repeat-containing protein — protein MAIIKVSTSVFSKFKTVERALQKALHDDEILLAAGKYVETITIKKQVTITAKVMDHVFLEGVIFIPKASHVTFKNLTIHPTTQLFVEGTITLTNCTFIGAASNVLLSLNNGRAFVEKCHFSGASDVGVVLINHSYAEFENCYFENNEKSHLLLDQSTAILKNCELLKSQHAIWLKSDSKINTENVKIHHHSGTQIIVQDQSTFIDYGSSIEHGEGNGLFASEKSMIELNSTVIQHHQLPQLWIQKSQLNLSNCQIQHGKESGLMLREFSEGTITNTLFAYHKIANVQLTLESLLNMTDSQIHSCQGVGVQVKEKSIINFINTTFADNVLPQLFVTEKSICTVKEATIKNGKQVGVFVEKDASCSIVDSHIINHENTAITVIGAELFILDSDISQNKGNGILVVNESTATIENCTFNENNMPHIAGKEKASVSISQSKFTGGKSVFMVENCSLNIKESEFLDGTGVQIEIVGQTRATIHKSKVSGGKSNAIKVMKDAMLQISESQISTHKLPQIVVNDSSIIFKNNELLQGDKNGFIIENHSEVLIQDSFISNHRYPQIWIDLHSTVDLKSTQLTEGQESDIYVQNNSTVHASNCIIQNDKFQFNIQAVNHSKINLVQSTVGNSIGDTFYSENNSEITHNLDEVN, from the coding sequence ATGGCGATAATTAAAGTGTCAACCTCTGTTTTTTCGAAATTCAAAACAGTAGAACGCGCATTACAAAAAGCGTTGCATGATGATGAAATTTTACTTGCAGCTGGTAAATATGTTGAAACAATAACGATTAAAAAACAGGTCACAATTACGGCAAAAGTAATGGATCACGTCTTTTTAGAAGGTGTGATTTTCATACCAAAAGCAAGTCATGTCACATTTAAAAATTTAACGATTCATCCAACAACCCAGCTTTTTGTTGAAGGTACGATTACATTAACTAACTGCACATTTATCGGTGCTGCCTCGAATGTTCTTTTATCTTTAAATAATGGACGTGCATTTGTTGAAAAATGTCATTTTAGTGGTGCAAGTGATGTCGGTGTCGTACTTATTAATCACAGTTATGCAGAATTTGAAAACTGTTATTTCGAAAACAACGAAAAATCTCATTTATTATTAGATCAATCCACGGCAATATTAAAAAATTGCGAGTTATTAAAATCTCAACACGCTATTTGGTTGAAATCTGATTCAAAAATAAACACTGAAAACGTGAAAATCCATCACCATAGTGGAACGCAAATTATCGTGCAAGATCAATCTACGTTCATTGATTATGGTAGTTCGATTGAGCATGGTGAAGGAAATGGACTTTTCGCTTCTGAAAAATCCATGATTGAACTAAATAGTACAGTCATACAGCATCATCAACTGCCTCAGCTATGGATTCAAAAGAGCCAATTGAATTTGTCTAATTGTCAAATTCAACACGGCAAGGAATCTGGCCTTATGCTGCGAGAGTTTTCTGAAGGAACAATTACGAATACATTATTTGCCTATCATAAAATCGCCAATGTTCAATTGACTTTAGAATCATTACTTAATATGACCGATAGTCAAATTCATAGCTGCCAAGGTGTTGGTGTACAAGTAAAAGAAAAATCCATTATCAATTTTATTAATACAACATTCGCTGATAATGTATTGCCGCAACTTTTCGTAACTGAAAAATCCATTTGCACAGTTAAAGAAGCTACCATTAAAAACGGGAAGCAAGTCGGAGTTTTTGTTGAAAAAGATGCTTCTTGTTCCATTGTTGATAGCCACATTATCAATCATGAAAATACTGCCATAACCGTAATAGGTGCTGAATTATTTATATTAGATTCGGACATTTCTCAAAATAAAGGCAACGGGATTTTAGTAGTCAATGAATCGACTGCTACGATTGAAAATTGTACTTTTAACGAAAATAATATGCCTCATATTGCTGGGAAGGAAAAAGCCTCTGTTTCAATTTCACAAAGCAAGTTTACTGGAGGAAAAAGCGTATTTATGGTTGAAAATTGTAGCTTAAACATTAAAGAGAGTGAGTTTTTAGATGGTACTGGGGTGCAAATTGAAATTGTTGGACAGACGAGGGCAACTATTCATAAAAGTAAAGTATCAGGTGGAAAGAGTAATGCCATCAAGGTGATGAAAGATGCGATGCTGCAAATTAGTGAAAGTCAAATTTCAACACATAAATTACCACAAATTGTCGTTAATGACAGTTCCATCATCTTTAAAAACAATGAATTATTACAGGGTGATAAAAATGGGTTTATTATCGAAAACCATTCTGAAGTACTGATTCAAGATTCGTTTATTTCTAATCACCGTTATCCACAAATTTGGATTGATTTGCATTCGACAGTTGATTTGAAGTCAACACAGCTTACAGAAGGTCAAGAATCCGATATTTATGTTCAAAATAATTCAACTGTCCATGCATCGAACTGCATTATTCAAAATGATAAATTCCAATTCAATATTCAAGCAGTCAATCATTCGAAAATTAATCTCGTTCAATCAACTGTCGGAAATTCTATAGGCGACACATTTTATAGTGAAAATAACAGTGAGATTACCCATAATTTAGATGAAGTAAACTAA